Proteins found in one Tumebacillus sp. BK434 genomic segment:
- a CDS encoding nucleoside recognition domain-containing protein: MQGVLYRGWQSGLRTTWVLGKVIVPITLIVSLLKHTPVIEWIVHLFAPLMGLVGLPGEAAIVLALGFILNLYAAIGAMFSLALTSPEILILCVMLSFCHNLFVETAVAKRLGLNALIVVGVRIAMAFLGGAALHLALGNAVGTVAGSYTHLAYLWEMPVLTLLGEIGWTMGKAVGQLALIVIPLMMIIQVLKERKTLDRLALKMTPLMRVLGLSEHAAIPFLAGIWFGLAYGAGVILEASREKPMQKRELYLLMVFLVLCHAVVEDTLIFLPLGVNGWYLLAIRLLAALVVTFLLARIWRAKKQPALVAESKSAVS; this comes from the coding sequence TTGCAAGGCGTTTTGTACCGTGGCTGGCAGTCCGGTCTGCGGACCACATGGGTGCTGGGGAAAGTGATCGTGCCGATCACGCTGATCGTGTCGCTGCTCAAGCATACGCCCGTCATCGAATGGATCGTGCATTTGTTTGCGCCTTTGATGGGGCTGGTCGGTCTGCCGGGCGAAGCGGCGATCGTGTTGGCACTCGGCTTTATTTTGAATTTATATGCGGCGATCGGCGCGATGTTTTCGCTGGCGCTGACGTCGCCGGAGATACTGATTCTGTGCGTGATGCTGTCGTTTTGCCACAACTTATTCGTGGAGACGGCGGTGGCCAAGCGGCTCGGCCTGAACGCATTGATCGTCGTCGGCGTGCGGATCGCCATGGCATTTCTCGGCGGCGCGGCGCTGCATCTGGCGCTTGGCAACGCGGTGGGCACGGTGGCCGGGTCGTATACGCACCTCGCCTACCTCTGGGAGATGCCGGTGCTGACCTTGCTTGGGGAGATCGGGTGGACGATGGGGAAAGCGGTCGGGCAACTGGCGCTGATCGTCATCCCGCTGATGATGATCATCCAAGTGCTCAAGGAGCGCAAGACGCTCGACCGCCTGGCGCTGAAGATGACCCCGCTGATGCGGGTGCTCGGCCTGTCGGAACATGCGGCAATCCCCTTTCTGGCCGGCATCTGGTTTGGCCTCGCGTACGGCGCGGGCGTGATCTTGGAAGCATCGCGGGAGAAGCCGATGCAAAAACGCGAGCTGTACCTGCTGATGGTCTTCCTCGTGCTCTGCCACGCCGTGGTCGAGGATACGCTGATTTTCCTGCCGCTCGGCGTCAACGGCTGGTACCTGCTGGCGATCCGCCTGCTGGCAGCGCTGGTCGTGACGTTCCTGCTCGCCCGCATCTGGCGCGCGAAAAAGCAGCCAGCTCTCGTGGCCGAAAGCAAGAGCGCCGTCTCGTAG
- a CDS encoding radical SAM protein encodes MSTISNETNSKKKLSERERQMQQEVLKRFRSKVSPSLGKLVKESDAVAKQFIPSPYEALEFGTEKPFEEGKNNHGIYGLERIYEDRAVLTPYFECSAYCRYCFKKTRTLGGEAKRMTDENIDAAIAYIGSDARIKTVLITGGDPFIDAELLEQVLVKVAEIPHVRNIRVGTRNILFQPEAITDELAEMIARFNHIDYENPKNSRNISVGLSINHPDELTPDVIRAAQRFISRGIIIRGQTVLMKGINDNPETILELISMFLAVGIVPYYLFHCMPVVGAKHFRTSVQKGIDILNAISRFSGSTAPHYVYVTPIGKHRVGPGHQLEYVEIDGLTYIKATTPYKATDFLEFSDNENLPPLHEINEEGYVVSYYLDGDDNELEVL; translated from the coding sequence ATGTCCACGATTTCGAATGAAACGAACAGCAAAAAGAAGTTATCCGAACGTGAACGCCAGATGCAGCAGGAAGTACTGAAACGCTTTCGCTCCAAAGTCAGCCCGTCCTTGGGCAAGTTGGTTAAAGAATCTGACGCTGTAGCTAAACAGTTCATCCCGAGCCCTTATGAAGCGCTTGAATTCGGAACGGAAAAGCCGTTCGAAGAAGGCAAAAACAACCATGGCATCTACGGTCTGGAGCGCATCTACGAAGACCGCGCCGTGCTCACTCCGTATTTTGAATGTTCTGCATATTGCCGCTATTGCTTCAAAAAGACCCGCACCCTGGGTGGCGAAGCGAAGCGCATGACCGACGAAAACATCGATGCGGCGATCGCCTACATCGGCTCTGACGCCCGCATCAAAACAGTTCTGATCACCGGCGGCGACCCGTTCATCGACGCGGAACTGCTCGAGCAGGTGCTGGTGAAAGTGGCGGAGATCCCGCACGTGCGCAACATCCGCGTCGGCACCCGCAACATCCTGTTCCAGCCGGAAGCGATCACCGACGAGCTGGCCGAAATGATCGCCCGCTTCAACCACATCGATTATGAGAATCCGAAAAACTCGCGCAACATCTCGGTCGGCCTGTCGATCAACCATCCGGACGAACTGACGCCGGACGTCATCCGCGCGGCGCAACGCTTCATCTCCCGCGGGATCATCATCCGCGGCCAGACCGTGCTGATGAAAGGCATCAACGACAATCCGGAGACGATCCTCGAGCTGATCTCGATGTTCCTCGCCGTCGGCATCGTGCCGTACTACCTGTTCCACTGCATGCCGGTCGTCGGCGCGAAGCACTTCCGCACCTCGGTGCAAAAAGGGATCGACATCCTCAACGCGATCTCCCGCTTCTCCGGCTCGACCGCGCCGCACTACGTCTACGTCACCCCGATCGGCAAACACCGCGTCGGCCCGGGCCACCAGCTCGAGTACGTGGAAATTGACGGCCTGACCTACATCAAGGCGACCACGCCGTACAAAGCGACCGACTTCCTCGAGTTCTCCGACAACGAGAACCTGCCGCCGCTGCATGAGATCAACGAAGAAGGCTATGTCGTCTCCTACTATTTGGATGGAGATGACAACGAACTGGAGGTTCTGTAA
- a CDS encoding ATP-grasp domain-containing protein: protein MSRPKAVVFIDNNMPLTLTLRAAYAQDQGYLTFLVSPEFEEHVLALIDNFVVNKREGIPLYTRRYATQDFDRTTLQNILAEIEQEADIAGMITGNGPFCKDGLVCAHVAALAAERGLPSQGEAALYLANNKYLMRDKFRATGVNTIDFGLALDEASAAAEANRIGYPVLMKPINGVASHLIMKCNSAEEVVANFRHAMEKLPGSTFQSFYEGAHSFPNAQGELVHFDPMRCLLLEQYIPGREVAVEVLITEDRYIPLVVQDKAVLTEDGRSVYEDLLITPPVRFTEEECRELEACAVAAAQAIGLKNSIAHIELRYGENGLGPQVLEINSRIGGGFTHEVLRSIVDVDYVSTYVELMTGTYQAKAHYERKNDPHGFFILFAPHAGFYESIEGLDELKAMPGVISTMQPFPVGSQISGDEEEVFLLMAWMKVDNYEHLLSTYQKAKEIIKFKITPNETSVQA, encoded by the coding sequence ATGAGCCGCCCGAAAGCTGTCGTCTTTATTGACAATAACATGCCGCTGACACTTACGCTCCGCGCCGCCTATGCCCAAGACCAAGGTTATCTCACCTTCCTCGTGTCGCCCGAATTTGAAGAGCACGTGCTCGCCCTCATTGACAATTTTGTCGTCAACAAGCGCGAAGGCATTCCGCTCTACACACGCCGTTACGCCACGCAGGACTTCGACCGGACGACCCTGCAGAACATCCTCGCCGAAATCGAGCAGGAAGCCGACATCGCCGGTATGATCACCGGCAACGGGCCGTTCTGCAAAGACGGTCTGGTCTGTGCCCACGTTGCCGCGCTGGCTGCGGAGCGCGGCCTGCCTTCTCAAGGCGAAGCAGCGCTGTATCTCGCCAACAACAAGTACCTGATGCGCGACAAGTTCCGCGCGACCGGGGTCAACACGATCGATTTCGGACTCGCCCTCGATGAAGCGTCGGCGGCGGCCGAAGCCAACCGCATCGGCTACCCCGTGCTGATGAAGCCGATCAACGGCGTCGCGTCGCATCTGATCATGAAATGCAACAGCGCAGAAGAAGTGGTCGCCAACTTCCGCCATGCGATGGAGAAGCTGCCCGGCTCCACTTTCCAATCCTTCTATGAAGGGGCACACTCCTTCCCGAACGCCCAAGGTGAGCTGGTGCATTTCGATCCGATGCGCTGCCTGCTCCTCGAGCAATACATCCCGGGCCGTGAAGTGGCGGTGGAAGTCCTGATCACCGAAGACCGCTACATCCCGCTCGTGGTGCAGGACAAGGCGGTGCTGACCGAGGACGGGCGCAGCGTATACGAAGACCTGCTGATCACCCCGCCGGTGCGCTTCACAGAAGAGGAGTGCCGCGAACTGGAAGCTTGTGCCGTCGCAGCGGCGCAGGCGATCGGACTGAAAAATTCGATCGCGCACATCGAGCTGCGCTACGGCGAAAACGGCCTCGGGCCGCAAGTGCTCGAGATCAACTCGCGGATTGGCGGCGGCTTTACGCATGAAGTCTTGCGCTCGATCGTCGACGTGGATTATGTCAGCACGTACGTCGAGCTGATGACCGGCACCTACCAGGCGAAAGCGCACTACGAGCGCAAAAACGATCCGCACGGCTTCTTCATCCTGTTCGCCCCGCACGCCGGTTTCTACGAATCGATCGAAGGGCTCGACGAATTGAAAGCGATGCCGGGCGTGATCAGCACGATGCAGCCGTTCCCGGTCGGCTCGCAGATCTCCGGCGACGAAGAAGAGGTGTTTCTGCTGATGGCGTGGATGAAAGTCGACAACTACGAGCATCTGCTGTCCACCTATCAGAAAGCGAAAGAGATCATCAAATTCAAGATTACGCCGAACGAGACCTCCGTGCAGGCCTAA
- a CDS encoding ATP-grasp domain-containing protein encodes MTQKAYVFIENMYPLVLARRAVMAKEKGYHTVLISPALSEQEKKAIHDFETQKNNNVAIWDQYFTTDDFDLDTLRGFLAQFEEETPAAAFMTSIGMFHRGELVGSNVALLCEERGLPSPNSDAVFRCNNKFLMRDALRDQGVPTVDFGLATDEVTAVEHANRIGYPVILKPLNGAASHMIVKCTSDEDLVNKFRDAMVRLPNSTNLQAYKSAHSYPTRDGVVIDFDPLRSMLIEQYIPGREASVELLITEDQIFPLLVHDKVTMSEKERCFYEHLLVVPPQRFTDEEVQEMKDYAVAVAKAVGLKNTFSHVELRYGENGMGPQLLEINPRIGGMYVQDSIKAMVGIDSMSTCVELGEGTFQAEAEYKSSEEIHAMFTIYPPHSGLLEQVDGLEELEKLPGMLMSKQTMPNGVVIHAEDEECFAVMCFLKAESYEKVYEIYDQALEIVKFTVNPNITSKEEAANV; translated from the coding sequence ATGACGCAGAAAGCTTACGTTTTTATCGAAAACATGTACCCGCTCGTTCTGGCTCGCCGTGCCGTCATGGCGAAAGAGAAAGGGTACCACACCGTGCTGATCTCTCCTGCTCTTTCCGAGCAGGAGAAAAAGGCCATCCATGATTTTGAAACGCAGAAGAACAACAACGTTGCCATCTGGGACCAGTATTTCACCACCGACGATTTCGACCTCGACACGCTGCGCGGCTTCCTGGCCCAGTTCGAAGAAGAAACGCCGGCCGCCGCCTTCATGACATCGATCGGCATGTTCCACAGAGGCGAGCTGGTCGGCTCGAACGTGGCGCTCCTCTGCGAAGAGCGCGGCCTGCCGTCTCCAAATTCGGATGCGGTGTTCCGCTGCAACAACAAATTCCTGATGCGCGACGCGCTCCGCGATCAAGGCGTGCCGACTGTCGACTTCGGTTTGGCGACCGATGAAGTGACGGCGGTGGAACACGCCAACCGCATCGGCTACCCGGTCATTTTGAAGCCGCTCAACGGCGCCGCTTCGCACATGATCGTCAAATGCACGAGTGACGAAGATCTGGTGAACAAGTTCCGCGACGCGATGGTGCGCCTGCCGAACTCGACCAACCTTCAAGCGTACAAGTCGGCGCACAGCTACCCGACGCGCGACGGCGTCGTGATCGACTTCGACCCGCTGCGCTCGATGCTGATCGAGCAGTACATCCCGGGCCGCGAAGCGAGCGTGGAACTGCTGATCACCGAGGATCAGATCTTCCCGCTGCTCGTGCACGACAAAGTGACGATGTCCGAAAAGGAACGCTGCTTCTACGAGCATCTGCTCGTCGTGCCGCCGCAGCGCTTCACCGACGAAGAAGTGCAAGAGATGAAAGACTACGCCGTCGCCGTCGCCAAAGCGGTCGGCTTGAAAAACACCTTCTCCCACGTCGAACTCCGCTACGGCGAGAACGGCATGGGGCCGCAGCTGCTGGAGATCAACCCGCGCATCGGCGGCATGTACGTGCAGGACAGCATCAAAGCGATGGTCGGAATCGACTCGATGTCCACCTGTGTCGAACTTGGCGAAGGCACGTTCCAAGCGGAAGCGGAGTACAAGTCGAGCGAAGAGATCCACGCGATGTTCACGATCTATCCGCCGCACTCCGGTCTGCTGGAGCAAGTTGACGGCTTGGAAGAGCTGGAGAAGCTGCCGGGGATGCTCATGAGCAAGCAGACGATGCCAAACGGCGTGGTCATCCACGCCGAAGACGAAGAGTGCTTCGCCGTCATGTGCTTCCTCAAAGCAGAATCGTACGAGAAGGTCTATGAAATCTATGACCAGGCCTTGGAGATCGTGAAGTTCACCGTCAACCCGAACATCACCTCCAAGGAGGAAGCGGCGAACGTATGA
- the hisZ gene encoding ATP phosphoribosyltransferase regulatory subunit, translating into MEKPILFEKPRGVRDVLPPLAARKREIEKKIATVFRNWGYEEIVTPTFEYADTFLNGAFRDDEDNLFKFIESSGRTVVLRPDMTAPIARVVSSLMKERPLPIRLSYNASIFRQQGPVAGRDAEFTQAGVELMGDPSPDADAGVIALAATALEAAGVRGFRIAVGQVQFLQALFAEHVAEASVRERLSAALADKDFVSYERLLQQEVAAEASRDVLLRVPRLRGGIDVLEEAAQLSSSAQAQEALENLRTIWQILVLYNVEEYAQLDLGLLLSRHYYTGAIFEGYAPNVGFPVCSGGRYDDLLGKFGRPMPATGFMIGIERVLEVLEKTFPKDPKERFLILYEEADRYPVIGFATFLRSKRFIITAQRVHDVEEAMRTVTPEHVTLIPFKGGRLLESNKLLQAMYTDFCHMFSQ; encoded by the coding sequence GTGGAGAAACCGATTCTGTTCGAGAAGCCGCGCGGGGTGCGCGATGTCTTGCCGCCGCTGGCTGCTCGGAAGCGCGAGATTGAGAAAAAGATAGCGACCGTATTTCGCAATTGGGGTTATGAAGAGATCGTCACACCGACGTTCGAATATGCAGATACGTTTTTAAACGGCGCATTCCGTGATGATGAGGACAACCTGTTCAAATTCATCGAAAGCTCGGGGCGCACCGTCGTGCTGCGCCCGGACATGACGGCGCCGATCGCCCGGGTGGTCTCTTCCTTAATGAAAGAGCGCCCGCTGCCGATCCGCCTGTCCTACAACGCGAGCATTTTCCGCCAGCAGGGCCCTGTCGCCGGGCGCGACGCGGAGTTTACGCAAGCGGGCGTGGAGCTGATGGGCGATCCGTCGCCCGATGCGGACGCCGGCGTGATCGCGCTGGCGGCGACGGCGCTGGAAGCGGCCGGGGTGCGCGGGTTTCGGATCGCCGTCGGCCAGGTGCAGTTTTTGCAAGCGCTGTTTGCGGAGCATGTCGCAGAGGCGAGCGTGCGGGAACGGCTGTCGGCGGCGCTGGCCGACAAGGATTTCGTCAGTTATGAGCGCTTGCTGCAACAGGAAGTCGCAGCGGAAGCGTCGCGCGACGTGCTGCTGCGCGTGCCTCGTCTGCGCGGCGGGATCGACGTGCTGGAAGAAGCGGCGCAGCTCAGCTCCTCGGCGCAGGCGCAGGAAGCGCTGGAGAACCTGCGCACGATCTGGCAGATCCTCGTCCTGTACAACGTGGAGGAGTACGCGCAGCTCGATCTCGGGCTGCTGTTGTCCCGGCATTACTACACAGGCGCGATCTTCGAAGGGTATGCGCCGAACGTCGGCTTCCCGGTCTGCTCGGGCGGGCGCTATGACGACCTGCTCGGCAAGTTCGGGCGGCCGATGCCGGCGACCGGCTTTATGATCGGGATCGAGCGCGTGCTCGAAGTGCTGGAGAAGACGTTCCCGAAAGATCCGAAAGAGCGCTTTTTGATCCTCTATGAGGAGGCGGACCGCTATCCGGTGATCGGGTTTGCGACGTTTTTGCGCTCGAAGCGGTTCATCATCACCGCCCAGCGCGTACACGATGTGGAGGAAGCGATGCGGACGGTCACGCCCGAACATGTCACGCTGATTCCCTTTAAAGGCGGCAGACTGCTGGAGTCGAACAAGCTGCTGCAGGCGATGTATACCGATTTTTGCCACATGTTTTCGCAATAA
- a CDS encoding MFS transporter produces MTTAVQTPDHKKVFRHLYQLTAGKTISDIGNNFDMVALNMFVYLLTDSAVYMGLFMAVRLAGAFVAGFYAGILADRMNRKHLMILSDFGRSAALLAIVLTPTDYQFYVLIPLTFIMGCLSTLFGVCLQSSIPAIVGKENIVKANAVLTAWGSVAMVIGLFGAGMLLGKVSYETVFLIDACTYVLSALNLLSIPLRTNEERAVGATKEKNMSFFAEFKLIYVYLRTVPILLSLMAIRLIDTFGSAAHNVGMPIFSSQLRPDQPSFYMGIIWGVWGIGNLIGSRIMAKKFTGNDTSINERAFGIATFFMSLFFILLFFESPIYIILLFAALAGIADGVSAIVYATRLQQTPDEKRGRMFGVSTTLQTVGFAVGMVICSPLFEIFKPVAVVGMLHGLPMIMALLFTLYYFGKWKLNRTVKTENSHDVA; encoded by the coding sequence ATGACGACAGCCGTCCAAACGCCGGATCACAAAAAAGTCTTCCGGCATCTGTACCAGCTGACAGCAGGCAAGACGATTTCCGACATTGGCAACAACTTTGACATGGTTGCGCTCAACATGTTCGTCTACCTGCTGACAGACAGCGCCGTCTACATGGGCTTGTTTATGGCGGTGCGCCTGGCCGGCGCGTTTGTCGCCGGTTTTTACGCCGGCATTCTCGCCGACCGAATGAATCGCAAACACCTGATGATCCTCTCCGACTTCGGACGGTCGGCCGCCTTGCTGGCGATCGTCCTGACGCCGACCGATTATCAGTTCTACGTGCTCATCCCGCTCACGTTTATCATGGGCTGCCTCTCCACGCTGTTTGGCGTGTGTCTGCAGTCCAGCATCCCTGCCATCGTCGGCAAAGAGAACATCGTCAAGGCCAACGCAGTGTTGACCGCCTGGGGTTCGGTGGCGATGGTGATCGGTCTGTTCGGCGCCGGGATGCTGCTCGGCAAGGTGTCGTATGAGACGGTGTTTCTGATCGACGCCTGCACGTACGTCCTGTCGGCGCTGAACTTGCTGTCGATCCCGCTGCGCACGAATGAAGAGCGCGCAGTGGGCGCGACGAAGGAGAAGAACATGTCGTTCTTCGCCGAGTTCAAGCTGATCTATGTCTACCTGCGCACCGTTCCGATCCTCTTGTCCTTGATGGCGATCCGCCTGATCGACACGTTCGGCTCGGCGGCGCACAACGTCGGCATGCCGATCTTCTCGTCGCAGCTCAGGCCGGACCAGCCCTCGTTCTACATGGGGATCATCTGGGGCGTCTGGGGCATCGGCAACCTGATCGGCTCGCGGATCATGGCCAAGAAGTTCACCGGCAATGACACTTCGATCAACGAGCGGGCCTTCGGGATCGCGACGTTCTTCATGTCGCTGTTCTTCATCCTGCTGTTCTTCGAGAGCCCGATCTACATCATCTTGCTCTTCGCAGCGCTGGCCGGGATTGCAGACGGCGTGTCGGCGATCGTGTACGCCACCCGCCTGCAGCAGACGCCGGATGAGAAGCGCGGCCGCATGTTCGGTGTTTCCACGACGCTGCAGACGGTCGGTTTCGCCGTCGGGATGGTCATCTGCTCGCCGCTGTTTGAAATTTTCAAACCCGTAGCGGTCGTCGGCATGCTGCACGGACTGCCGATGATCATGGCGCTGCTGTTCACCTTGTATTATTTCGGGAAGTGGAAGCTAAACCGCACGGTCAAGACAGAAAACAGCCACGATGTCGCTTAG
- the hisD gene encoding histidinol dehydrogenase, which translates to MKVVPAADYVLQREAEDVYAEQRDAVLAILADVKARGDEAVKAYTATFDGAVLDDLRIPPGAYDAAYGQVAPEFLTALRAAIVNIRRYHEAQKRTSLLLPDADGSLLGQIIRPLRRVGVYVPGGRAAYPSSVLMNVIPAQVAGVSEIVLVTPPAADGQIDPNVLVTIRELGITEAYRIGGAQAVGALAYGTETIRPVDKITGPGNIYVALAKQAVFGQVAIDMIAGPSEVLVIADDSADPDYVAADMLSQAEHDPLAAAICVTPSAGLAARVAQALVEQLERLPRREIAEASIRGYGAIVITETLDEALELSNRIAPEHLELLTEDPLRLVGRIENAGAIFVGPYSPEPVGDYFAGPNHTLPTSGTARFSSPLSVDDFIKKSSLICYGKDALLKNGHHVIALAEAEGLTAHANAIRVRLEKEREER; encoded by the coding sequence ATCAAAGTGGTGCCGGCTGCCGACTATGTGCTGCAGCGCGAGGCGGAAGATGTGTATGCCGAGCAGCGGGACGCGGTGCTTGCGATCCTGGCCGACGTCAAAGCGCGCGGCGACGAAGCGGTCAAAGCGTACACGGCAACGTTTGACGGGGCTGTGCTCGACGACCTGCGCATTCCGCCCGGCGCGTACGATGCGGCGTACGGGCAGGTCGCGCCGGAGTTCCTCACCGCACTGCGGGCGGCGATCGTCAACATCCGCCGCTACCATGAAGCGCAGAAGCGCACCTCGCTGCTCTTGCCCGACGCGGACGGCAGCCTGCTCGGGCAGATCATCCGCCCCTTGCGGCGGGTCGGCGTCTATGTGCCGGGCGGGCGCGCCGCCTATCCGTCGTCGGTGCTGATGAACGTGATTCCGGCGCAAGTCGCGGGCGTCTCGGAGATCGTGCTGGTCACACCGCCCGCTGCGGACGGGCAGATCGACCCGAACGTGCTGGTGACGATCCGCGAGCTCGGCATCACCGAAGCGTACCGCATCGGCGGCGCGCAGGCGGTCGGGGCGCTGGCGTACGGCACGGAGACGATCCGCCCGGTCGACAAGATCACCGGGCCTGGCAATATCTACGTCGCCTTGGCCAAGCAGGCGGTATTTGGCCAGGTGGCGATCGACATGATCGCCGGGCCGTCGGAAGTGCTGGTCATCGCCGACGACAGCGCCGACCCGGACTACGTGGCGGCCGACATGCTGTCCCAGGCGGAGCACGATCCGCTGGCGGCGGCGATCTGCGTCACGCCGAGCGCCGGGCTGGCTGCGCGGGTGGCCCAGGCGCTCGTCGAGCAGCTGGAGCGGTTGCCGCGCCGCGAGATCGCCGAAGCGTCGATCCGGGGGTACGGCGCGATCGTCATCACCGAGACGCTCGATGAGGCGCTCGAACTGTCCAACCGCATCGCGCCGGAGCACTTAGAGCTGCTGACAGAAGATCCGCTGCGTCTGGTCGGGCGGATCGAAAACGCCGGAGCGATCTTTGTCGGGCCCTACTCGCCGGAGCCGGTCGGCGACTATTTTGCCGGGCCCAACCACACCTTGCCGACGAGCGGGACGGCCCGCTTTTCCTCGCCGCTCAGCGTCGATGATTTTATCAAAAAATCATCCCTGATCTGCTACGGCAAGGACGCGCTGCTGAAAAACGGGCACCACGTGATCGCGCTCGCCGAAGCGGAAGGCTTGACGGCGCACGCCAATGCGATTCGGGTGCGCTTGGAGAAAGAACGGGAGGAACGCTAA
- the hisG gene encoding ATP phosphoribosyltransferase, with the protein MTIQGLTVALSKGRIMDETLKLMAAAGMPLPEELHSRKLILRSPGGEVDFILAKPVDVPTYVEYGAADVGIAGKDVLTEAGRDLYELLDLGIGRCKMSVAGLPEQQPHQAMPRVASKYPRIAADYFRSRGQQVEVIFLNGSVELAPLIGLAERIVDVVETGRTLRENGLVVQEDIMDISTRVVANRMSFRLKSAAIDEFVRRLRAVVEKGGVLR; encoded by the coding sequence ATGACGATTCAAGGGTTGACGGTGGCTCTGTCCAAAGGGCGGATCATGGACGAAACGCTGAAGCTGATGGCGGCTGCGGGGATGCCGCTGCCGGAGGAGCTTCATTCGCGCAAGCTGATCCTGCGCAGTCCAGGCGGGGAGGTCGATTTTATTCTGGCCAAGCCGGTCGATGTACCGACCTATGTCGAGTACGGGGCGGCCGATGTCGGCATCGCCGGGAAAGACGTGCTGACCGAGGCGGGACGCGATCTGTATGAGCTGCTCGACCTCGGCATCGGACGCTGCAAAATGTCGGTCGCCGGACTCCCCGAGCAACAGCCGCATCAGGCGATGCCGCGCGTGGCGTCCAAATATCCGCGCATCGCGGCCGATTACTTCCGCAGTCGCGGGCAGCAGGTGGAAGTGATCTTCCTGAACGGTTCGGTGGAGCTGGCGCCGCTGATCGGCCTGGCGGAGCGCATCGTCGACGTGGTGGAGACGGGGCGGACGCTTCGTGAAAACGGGCTGGTCGTGCAGGAGGACATCATGGACATCTCGACGCGCGTCGTGGCGAACCGGATGAGTTTCCGGCTGAAAAGCGCCGCGATCGACGAATTTGTGCGCCGCCTGCGCGCGGTGGTGGAGAAAGGGGGAGTGTTGCGATGA
- a CDS encoding acyltransferase, producing MRNTVRYPVEGSNALWQIYKTVSFWKVVKNFAVIQISRYTPFLKLKNWLYRTFLGMEVGEDTAVALMVMMDVMFPELISVGRNTIIGYNTTILAHEYLTDEYRLGRVIIGDNVMIGANSTLLPGITIGDGAVIAAGSVVNRDVAPGAFVGGNPIRVIREGVDMTPPRGRLVEADEAAEAPEDDTSTILH from the coding sequence ATGCGCAATACGGTTCGTTATCCTGTCGAAGGGTCGAACGCCCTGTGGCAGATTTATAAGACGGTCAGCTTTTGGAAGGTCGTGAAGAACTTTGCGGTGATTCAGATCTCCCGCTACACGCCGTTTTTGAAGCTGAAAAATTGGCTCTACCGCACCTTTTTGGGCATGGAGGTCGGCGAGGATACGGCGGTCGCTTTGATGGTGATGATGGATGTGATGTTCCCGGAGCTGATCTCTGTGGGCCGCAACACGATCATCGGCTACAACACGACGATCCTCGCTCATGAATACCTGACCGACGAATACCGCCTCGGCCGTGTCATCATCGGCGACAACGTGATGATCGGGGCCAACTCGACCCTGCTCCCCGGCATCACGATCGGCGACGGTGCGGTGATCGCTGCCGGCTCCGTCGTCAACCGCGATGTGGCGCCAGGCGCCTTTGTCGGCGGCAACCCGATCCGCGTGATCCGCGAAGGCGTCGACATGACCCCGCCGCGCGGCCGACTGGTCGAAGCGGACGAGGCGGCAGAAGCGCCGGAAGATGATACCAGCACGATCTTGCATTAA
- the ppaX gene encoding pyrophosphatase PpaX, which produces MNYRYVLFDLDGTLLDTNELILRSFEHALDLHVPGQYTRADVMPHMGEALVDQMERFVPGRSKELVETYRKFNIAQHDELVTEFPEVKAVLQRLHQAGVKLAIVTSKMRLTAKMGWDLVGIGPYFDAFVTADDTEKHKPHPDPLLLAMNLLGADPAATLMVGDSPYDILGGQAAGVKTAAVAWSLRGAEGLLPHRPDYLVHTMQELEATILGTR; this is translated from the coding sequence ATGAACTACCGCTATGTCCTGTTTGATTTGGACGGAACGCTGCTCGATACGAATGAACTGATCCTGCGCTCTTTTGAACACGCCCTCGACTTGCACGTGCCGGGGCAATATACCCGCGCCGACGTGATGCCGCATATGGGCGAAGCGCTGGTCGACCAGATGGAGCGCTTCGTGCCGGGCCGCTCCAAGGAACTGGTCGAGACGTACCGCAAGTTTAACATCGCGCAGCATGATGAGCTCGTCACCGAGTTCCCGGAGGTCAAAGCGGTGCTCCAGCGCCTGCACCAAGCCGGGGTGAAGCTGGCGATCGTCACCTCGAAGATGCGCCTGACCGCCAAAATGGGGTGGGATCTGGTCGGCATCGGGCCGTATTTTGACGCGTTTGTCACGGCGGACGACACCGAGAAGCACAAGCCGCATCCCGATCCGCTGCTGCTGGCGATGAACCTGCTGGGCGCCGACCCGGCCGCCACGCTGATGGTCGGAGATTCGCCGTATGACATCCTCGGCGGCCAGGCGGCCGGCGTCAAGACGGCTGCGGTCGCGTGGAGCCTGCGCGGAGCAGAGGGGCTGTTGCCGCATCGGCCGGACTATCTGGTCCACACCATGCAGGAGTTGGAAGCGACGATTCTCGGAACGAGGTGA